One Trichoderma atroviride chromosome 7, complete sequence DNA segment encodes these proteins:
- a CDS encoding uncharacterized protein (EggNog:ENOG41), translating to MAEVFGIVTGALSVAALFNNCVDTFEYIQLGRHFGQDYERCQLKLDVAKTRLGRWGEAVGVNRDERFTSAAPTDEAVEAALGILGDIGYCFKSAREKSMRYTKRADTQELMVCDKNDMSPLFQRLHNRCADIARRRQKSVGILKKSAWALYDGKSLDNIINQILSWVDELEKLFPNEMTTTSQKVVEIEIEEVNDEPSLKALRDAARDIDPVLEEALERKVALLEGSNSTGNVTLEDAARIHVGNVFSERVLQYGTSIRDQTRNTVGVVSAKNDSRIQVGTVYGGKGLWD from the coding sequence ATGGCTGAAGTTTTCGGCATCGTCACCGGCGCACTGAGCGTTGCAGCGCTCTTCAACAACTGCGTCGACACGTTCGAGTACATCCAGCTTGGCCGCCATTTTGGGCAGGACTACGAGAGATGCCAGCTCAAACTAGACGTTGCAAAGACTCGCCTGGGGCGATGGGGCGAGGCTGTCGGAGTCAACCGCGACGAGCGCTTCACGTCTGCCGCGCCGACTGATGAGGCAGTGGAAGCTGCACTGGGGATCCTCGGAGACATTGGATATTGCTTCAAGTCTGCCCGGGAGAAATCAATGAGATACACAAAGCGCGCTGATACACAGGAGCTGATGGTGTGTGATAAGAACGACATGAGCCCTCTATTCCAGCGGCTGCACAATCGTTGCGCAGATATTGCCCGCCGGAGACAGAAGAGCGTGGGCATACTGAAAAAGTCGGCGTGGGCGTTGTATGACGGGAAAAGCCTTGACAACATCATCAACCAGATATTGTCCTGGGTTGACgagttggagaagctgttCCCCAATGAGATGACGACGACTAGTCAGAAAGTTGtcgagattgagattgaagaagTCAATGACGAGCCGAGCCTCAAGGCGCTCCGAGATGCGGCCCGGGACATTGACCCGGTGTTGGAAGAAGCGTTGGAGCGCAAGGTGGCTCTACTTGAGGGAAGCAACTCTACTGGCAACGTCACGTTGGAGGACGCCGCGAGGATCCACGTCGGCAACGTGTTCTCGGAGAGAGTCCTCCAGTACGGGACATCTATCAGGGATCAGACCAGGAACACTGTAGGCGTGGTTTCAGCGAAGAATGACTCTCGGATTCAAGTAGGGACTGTTTACGGCGGCAAGGGGCTTTGGGATTAG
- a CDS encoding uncharacterized protein (EggNog:ENOG41~SECRETED:SignalP(1-16)) has protein sequence MKSAFLLATGAILAAAMPLDKRALETQWVTDIVTVTVTVDPSAPSSAGGVFIQAVSSQPAATPSPQVQAPAPKPVYAAPPPAVSSPKPAPPPPPPSPAPAAPQISTVIVVETPKSSPAPAPSPEVAVKSSPKPSPKPSPSPVAAAPKPAASSPAASSSSSSSSSSSSSSSSSSSGSNDYQSAMLNEHNIHRANHSAPALEWDDQLAGFAQITASGCVFAHDMTEGGGSVSYGQNLASFGSSGDISGDQILSGRRGVTDQWYNDEMENWTFYGQSNPPSGLDLDAFGHFTQVVWKGSTKVGCATVQCPSGSVLSLPSWYTVCNYGPPGNFGGEYGDNVLEPLGQAPVTV, from the exons ATGAAGTCCGCTTTCCTCTTGGCCACGGGCGCCATTCTGGCTGCCGCCATGCCGCTCGACAAGCGTGCTCTGGAGACTCAGTGGGTGACCGACATTGTCACCGTCACCGTCACCGTCGACCCCTCTGCGCCCTCTTCGGCCGGTGGAGTCTTCATCCAGGCCGTCTCTTCGCAGCCGGCTGCTACTCCCAGCCCCCAGGTCCAGGCGCCGGCTCCCAAGCCCGTCTATGCCGCTCCTCCCCCGGCCGTCTCTTCCCCCAAGCCGGcccctcctccgcctccgccatcgccggctCCGGCTGCTCCTCAGATCTCAACCGTCATCGTGGTTGAGACTCCCAAGTCTTCTCCTGCGCCGGCACCTTCACCCGAGGTTGCGGTCAAGTCTTCTCCCAAGCCTTCGCCCAAGCCTTCGCCGTCTcctgttgccgctgctcccaagcccgctgcttcttctcccgctgcctccagctccagctccagctccagctccagctccagctccagctccagctccagctctggTTCCAACGACTACCAGTCTGCCATGCTCAACGAGCACAACATTCACCGTGCCAACCACTCCGCGCCCGCTCTTGAGTGGGATGATCAGCTGGCTGGATTCGCCCAAATCACTGCCTCTGGCTGCGTTTTCGCTCACGACAT GACTGAGGGTGGCGGCTCTGTTTCCTACGGCCAGAACCTTGCCAGCTTTGGCTCTTCTGGTGACATCAGCGGTGACCAGATCCTGTCCGGTCGTCGTGGTGTCACTGACCAGTGGTACAatgacgagatggagaacTGGACCTTCTACGGCCAGTCTAACCCTCCCTCTGGCCTTGACTTGGACGCCTTTGGCCACTTCACCCAAGTTGTCTGGAAGGGCTCCACCAAGGTTGGATGTGCCACCGTTCAGTGCCCGTCTGGCTCTGTCCTCTCACTGCCCTCTTGGTACACCGTCTGCAACTACGGTCCCCCAG GAAACTTTGGTGGCGAGTACGGCGACAACGTTCTGGAGCCCCTTGGCCAGGCCCCCGTCACTGTTTAA
- a CDS encoding uncharacterized protein (EggNog:ENOG41) yields the protein MATDTETLSLPTTTAPTEVAGSSCLPQDEHHCRGLKREWSADEWDTSITPNFHFSQLGGPSNTATSPQHQTQSPQQQQDQGGDATATGKSVEESCKRSLEHFPCPSISFAMPTLEFDFRIAVALNPEPSRIENRVQKEITTIKGGRWSGSFGNGRVMAGGYDLGQARGFRPIRIVEGAFVLQTTDQPPAMLEMRTRGSLSGPCDILDTLLSAKESKDNIDPRQYGFRTFATVKTADKRYAEFVNCGLWVASGVWRGEELIIDAYRLT from the exons ATGGCAACCGACACCGAGACGCTCTCTCTCCCAACCACAACGGCCCCTACAGAGGTCGCTGGGTCATCATGCTTGCCTCAAGATGAACATCATTGCCGGGGACTCAAAAGAGAATGGAGCGCCGACGAATGGGACACGAGCATCACGCCCAACTTTCACTTCTCCCAGTTAGGCGGACCGAGCAACACCGCGACGAGCCCTCAGCACCAGACACAATCGCCTCAACAACAGCAGGATCAGGGAGGCGATGCCACGGCGACGGGCAA GAGCGTAGAGGAGTCGTGCAAGCGTTCGCTGGAACATTTTCCGTGTCCGAGCATCTCCTTCGCCATGCCTACCCTCGAGTTTGACTTTCGCATCGCTGTCGCACTCAACCCGGAACCCTCCCGAATTGAGAACCGTGTCCAAAAGGAGatcaccaccatcaaggGCGGCAGATGGTCCGGATCATTTGGCAATGGTCGAGTCATG GCAGGCGGATACGATCTCGGCCAGGCACGAGGTTTTCGCCCGATTCGCATTGTTGAGGGTGCTTTTGTGTTGCAAACCACCGACCAGCCTCCGGCCATGCTGGAAATGCGTACGAGAGGTTCATTATCGGGCCCATGTGACATCCTAGATACTCTTCTTAGCGCAAAGGAATCCAAGGATAACATCGATCCCCGTCAATACGGCTTTCGGACTTTTGCCACTGTCAAGACCGCAGACAAACGCTACGCCGAGTTTGTCAACTGCGGACTCTGGGTTGCAAGTGGTGTGTGGCGAGGTGAAGAGCTGATTATCGA CGCCTATCGCCTGACCTAA
- a CDS encoding uncharacterized protein (EggNog:ENOG41) has translation MSLDIWPPVSPAELKIKVAETQKRELAWIVGRTLKACEDLKHGLEDCYALLAPVDPGSTLVMSTPRNERVKGTITRVGTRIVKGTLSLQFRTIAPQTLTLSQSFPVHIHVLDALHTHLTESIDLLGLLLSNNPISDSASEANASSTANAAQALSSGMRVLADSITSSIALLKGPPLNEADTSWTTQSCPPSHFTPPLTQNFSFYITLQECSIVLLMRALEPVHAPVHFGTKLGLAIGTFRRLEHDEVDVIFKYKPGGDDYSDTKRVSANHTVDPPAASRPQTANAQLEEVYVREKVRVESADPSLISLYSKLGYLSIVLDQARRNLDAVMNLQLKEYTK, from the exons ATGTCTCTGGACATCTGGCCTCCCGTTTCGCCAGCCGAGCTCAAGATAAAAGTCGCTGAAACCCAG AAACGCGAGCTGGCATGGATTGTCGGGAGGACGTTGAAGGCCTGCGAGGACCTCAAGCATGGCCTGGAAGACTGCtatgcgctgctggcgccggTTGATCCTGGCAGCACGCTGGTCATGAGCACGCCGCGCAACGAACGGGTCAAGGGCACCATCACTCGGGTCGGCACGCGCATTGTCAAGGGA ACCCTCAGCCTCCAATTTCGAACCATTGCGCCGCAGACGCTCACCCTCTCGCAATCCTTCCCCGTCCACATCCACGTCCTCGACGCCCTCCACACCCATCTAACCGAATCAATTGACCTCCTCGGCCTGCTTCTCTCCAACAATCCCATATCCGACTCCGCCTCCGAAGCCAATGCCTCCTCCACAGCAAACGCAGCCCAGGCCCTCTCATCGGGGATGCGCGTCCTCGCAGACTCCATAACGTCCTCCATCGCCCTTCTCAAGGGACCGCCCCTCAACGAGGCAGACACAAGCTGGACCACGCAGTCCTGCCCCCCTTCGCACTTTACACCACCCTTGACGCAAAACTTTAGCTTCTACATCACGCTCCAGGAGTGCAGCATCGTCCTCCTCATGCGCGCCCTCGAGCCCGTCCACGCTCCCGTCCACTTCGGCACGAAGCTCGGCCTCGCTATCGGCACGTTCCGGCGCCTCGAGCACGACGAGGTGGACGTCATCTTCAAGTACAAGCCCGGGGGAGACGACTATTCCGATACCAAGCGGGTTTCCGCCAACCACACAGTTGACCCGCCGGCTGCTTCAAGACCACAAACAGCAAATGCGCAGCTGGAGGAAGTCTACGTGCGAGAAAAAGTCCGCGTAGAGAGCGCAGACCCCAGCCTCATCTCTCTGTATTCGAAGTTGGGATACCTTAGCATCGTGTTAGACCAGGCGCGGCGGAATTTGGATGCTGTCATGAATTTGCAGCTTAAAGAATATACGAAATAG
- a CDS encoding uncharacterized protein (EggNog:ENOG41) produces MLAQRLSRRAAAAAPRAGVRALTTTSSMQVRTPSMGDINPSPASIEQFNEKQRAFREQLVEAQRERGARAFGSQKFPDSDTPNQSSSQTAAGATAEANSNSPDRKQGPLTNLIYGTKEGREMEAQMEASFSQVLARGKYVHSIVFHEVKPDKVDEYIQLTGEFYPKMANTPENKVHLVGSWRTEVGDCDTFVHIWEYQRYEGYHESRHSISHHPEFKDFNTKLSKLINSKKISLMQEFSFWPTTPPRELGGVFELRSYTLHPGNLLEWETHWRRGLKARREVMEGVGAWFVQIGELNTVHHLWQFANLEERRARREKSWSVEGWSDTVHKTVPLIQSMQSRILIPMPWSPVQ; encoded by the exons ATGCTTGCTCAGAGGTTGTCTCGccgcgctgctgcggcagcCCCGCGCGCCGGCGTACGAGCTCTGACTACGACATCTTCGATGCAAGTTCGAACGCCGTCGATGGGTGACATCAACCCTTCCCCGGCCTCGATCGAGCAGTTCAACGAGAAGCAGAGAGCGTTCAGAGAGCAGCTGGTGGAAGCACAAAGGGAAAGGGGAGCTCGTGCGTTTGGATCCCAGAAATTTCCTGACTCCGACACTCCTAACCAAAGCTCATCTCAAACTGCTGCAGGAGCTACAGCCGAGGCGAACAGCAACTCGCCTGATCGCAAACAAGGACCACTAACGAATCTCATCTACGGTACGAAAGAGGGCAGAGAAATGGAAGCTCAGATGGAGGCCAGCTTTAGTCAGGTCCTGGCTAGAGGCAAATACGTCCACTCCATCGTGTTCCACGAAGTCAAGCCAGACAAAGTAGACGAGTATATCCAGCTCACGGGAGAGTTTTACCCCAAGATGGCCAACACGCCCGAGAATAAGGTTCACCTGGTTGGAAGCTGGAGGACAGAGGTTGGCGACTGTGACACCTTTG TTCACATTTGGGAGTACCAGCGATACGAGGGCTACCACGAATCTCGACACTCCATCTCTCACCACCCTGAGTTCAAGGATTTCAACACGAAGCTCAGCAAGCTGATCAATTCTAAGAAAATCTCTCTGATGCAAGAATTCTCCTTCTGGCCTACGACTCCCCCACGTGAGCTGGGAGGCGTTTTCGAGCTTCGATCATACACTCTCCACCCCGGTAACCTGCTGGAGTGGGAGACTCACTGGAGGAGGGGACTCAAGGCTCGAAGAGAGGTCATGGAGGGTGTTGGCGCCTGGTTCGTCCAGATTGGCGAGCTCAACACAGTCCACCACCTCTGGCAGTTTGCCAACTTGGAAGAGCGAAGGGCACGCCGAGAAAAGAGCTGGTCTGTTGAAGGCTGGAGCGACACGGTGCACAAGACAGTGCCCCTGATCCAGTCCATGCAGTCCAGGATCCTGATCCCCATGCCCTGGTCGCCTGTACAATAA
- a CDS encoding uncharacterized protein (TransMembrane:1 (o20-37i)) has product MSWFGVAPFKKFPAPFLKPYWPFFAAGLVIAYGANSAQNAMMASDEWKNDPRSPYAKQGGNKAH; this is encoded by the exons ATGTCTTGGTTCGGTGTCGCCCCCTTCAAGAAGTTCCCGGCTCCTTTCT TGAAGCCTTACTGgcccttcttcgccgctg GCCTTGTTATCGCCTATGGCGCCAACTCTGCCCAGAATGCCATGATGGCCT CCGACGAGTGGAAGAACGATCCTCGCAGCCCCTACGCCAAGCAGGGCGGCAACAAGGCTCACTAA
- a CDS encoding uncharacterized protein (BUSCO:EOG092D30H2) gives MSEATLKPEKDFSKEVDQQLPEAETLAKTNLQGAIEKLAALEKQTRQASDLASTSRILVAIVTLCKNANDWSLMNDQTLVLSKKHSQLKQAITKMVQTVVGFLDETPDIKTKLSVIETLRTVTEGKIFVEVERARVTKILSDIKKQQGDIKAAAEILCELQVETFGSMDRREKTEFILAQVALCIENSDWTQAAILARKISTRYLSRKPKKTAEQLEKEQKEREKKKARGEEVPEEKEDDTTDLKLRYYEQQITLAKHEDKYLDACKHYRQVLDTEAVEEDPAKLHPVLQRIIYFVILAPYDNEQHDLLQRIQRDSRNTQVSLDAELLRLFTVHELMRWPEVSKKFGPHLCGTDVFDAQPGQSADEKANQRWEDLRKRVIEHNVRVIAKYYTRIQMSRLTELLDLAEDETEKYISELVTSKTVYAKIDRPARIVSFAKPRDADDVLNEWSHNMKSLLGHLERIDHLITKEEMMARIQPTGSK, from the exons ATGTCGGAGGCAACCCTCAAGCCCGAGAAGGACTTCTCCAAGGAAGTTGATCAGCAGCTTCCAGAGGCCGAGACTCTAGCCAAG ACCAACCTCCAGGGCGCAATCGAGAAGCTTGCCGCTCTTGAGAAGCAAACCCGTCAA GCTTCGGATCTTGCCTCGACATCACGGATCCTTGTGGCAATTGTCACACTATGCAAAAATGCCAACGACTGGAGCTTAATGAACGACCAAACGCTGGTCCTGTCGAAGAAGCACAGCCAGCTCAAGCAGGCCATCACCAAGATGGTCCAGACCGTCGTCGGCTTCCTCGATGAAACTCCCGACATCAAGACCAAGCTGTCTGTTATCGAAACGCTGCGAACGGTTACCGAGGGAAAGATCTTTGTCGAGGTTGAGCGCGCTCGAGTCACCAAGATCCTCTCCGacatcaagaagcagcagggcGATATCAAGGCTGCCGCAGAGATTCTATGCGAGCTCCAGGTAGAGACCTTTGGTTCCATGGACCGACGAGAGAAGACCGAGTTCATCCTAGCACAAGTCGCACTCTGCATTGAGAATAGTGACTGGACACAGGCGGCCATTCTGGCTCGAAAGATTAGCACAAGATACCTGTCGCGAaagcccaagaagacggctgagcagctggagaaggagcaAAAGGagcgcgagaagaagaaggctcgtggagaagaagttccagaagagaaggaggacgACACAACAGACCTGAAGCTGCGCTACTACGAGCAGCAGATCACATTGGCGAAGCACGAGGACAAATACTTGGACGCATGCAAGCACTACCGCCAGGTTCTCGATACAGAGGCTGTCGAAGAAGACCCTGCAAAGCTCCATCCT GTTCTGCAACGCATCATTTACTTTGTAATCCTCGCTCCCTACGACAACGAACAACACGATCTCCTTCAACGCATACAACGAGACTCTCGAAACACACAGGTGTCTCTCGATGCCGAGCTTCTCCGGCTATTCACAGTTCACGAGCTGATGCGATGGCCGGAAGTTTCCAAGAAATTCGGCCCGCACCTGTGCGGCACCGACGTTTTCGACGCTCAGCCCGGACAGTCTGCAGATGAAAAGGCTAACCAGCGATGGGAGGACCTGCGAAAGCGTGTTATTGAGCACAACGTCAGGGTCATTGCCAAATACTACACTCGCATCCAGATGAGCCGCCTGACCGAGCTTCTCGACCTTGCAGAAGATGAGACGGAGAAGTACATTAGCGAATTAGTCACATCCAAGACTGTGTATGCGAAGATTGATCGGCCAGCCCGGATTGTCAGTTTCGCCAAGCCgagagatgcagatgatgtcTTGAATGAGTGGAGCCACAACATGAAGAGCCTACTGGGGCACTTGGAGAGAATCGATCACCTTATCAcaaaggaggagatgatggcacGTATCCAGCCAACGGGATCTAAATAG
- a CDS encoding uncharacterized protein (BUSCO:EOG092D2OL5), whose product MSASNHPEDEMDDDLLDAEEVGEEIANEDDLAMDSDNEELILHNDSIAFFDLAQDSLFTIAQHPVHPSLIAVGGSAGEAEDAPGAGWLFDSSAAQSRPVLPASYASDPSAQQPQTTQLESLYSLQGHTDSINTLAWTLPQGEVLVSGGLDGRIKAWKTDVQPSAGLKVTLLGEAQEVEEINWIAPCPSASNPNTIALGANDGSVWVYTIDPSDSSNPLQIVQSYFLHTASCTAGAWTADGQFLATVSEDSSLYVWDVWGQAAAQGLANDNGMTVVSLTGEDQRFEVEGGLYSIAIDPKGNFVAAGGAGGAIRIVSLPRLTTAAPARSQGRGGKSAADPSTGGQILAALHAQTDSVESLAISVASTNPPTILLAAGSVDGSITVFDATRRFAIRKNLVGAHEEHSVVKLEFVPNSWLLTSCGMDGVVRRWDLRVSGTTGNAEGGASGLLKEWRGHRGDGEGGGVLGFVQGQTGERVVTAGDDGVSLVFEA is encoded by the coding sequence ATGTCTGCTTCCAACCACCccgaagatgagatggacgacgACCTTCTCGACGCTGAGGAAGTAGGCGAGGAGATTGCCAACGAAGATGATCTCGCCATGGACTCAGACAACGAGGAGCTCATCCTCCACAACGACTCCATTGCCTTCTTCGACCTGGCCCAGGACTCGCTCTTTACCATTGCGCAGCACCCTGTCCACCCTTCTCTGATCGCTGTCGGCGGTTCTGCTGGCGAGGCCGAAGATGCCCCTGGCGCCGGCTGGCTATTCGACTCTTCGGCCGCTCAGTCACGGCCCGTCCTTCCTGCGAGCTACGCCAGCGATCCCTCAGCCCAGCAGCCCCAGACGACTCAGCTCGAGAGCCTGTATTCTCTACAGGGCCACACAGACTCCATCAATACCTTGGCCTGGACGCTCCCTCAGGGCGAGGTCCTAGTCAGTGGCGGCCTGGACGGCAGAATAAAAGCCTGGAAGACCGACGTTCAGCCATCTGCGGGTCTCAAGGTCACTCTACTCGGAGAAGCGCAAGAGGTTGAGGAGATCAACTGGATCGCGCCCTGCCCATCGGCCTCAAATCCCAACACCATCGCCCTGGGCGCCAACGACGGCTCTGTCTGGGTCTACACAATTGATCCTTCCGATTCCTCCAACCCTCTTCAGATTGTCCAGTCTTATTTCCTGCACACGGCCTCTTGCACGGCCGGAGCGTGGACTGCTGATGGCCAGTTCCTGGCTACAGTTTCCGAAGACAGCAGCTTATACGTATGGGATGTATGGGGGCAAGCCGCCGCCCAGGGCCTCGCCAACGACAATGGCATGACGGTAGTATCACTTACGGGCGAGGATCAGCGTTTCGAGGTTGAGGGCGGCTTGtactccatcgccatcgaccCCAAGGGCAATTTCGTCGcagctggtggtgctggcggTGCCATCAGGATTGTTTCTCTTCCCCGCCTCACAACTGCGGCTCCGGCCAGATCACAAGGCCGAGGCGGCAAATCTGCCGCTGACCCCAGCACTGGAGGACAAATTCTTGCCGCACTGCACGCCCAGACCGACAGCGTTGAGTCACTTGCTATATCAGTTGCTTCAACGAACCCACCCACTATCCTGCTCGCTGCCGGCTCTGTTGATGGCTCGATCACCGTCTTCGACGCCACACGTCGTTTTGCCATCAGAAAGAACCTCGTCGGAGCGCATGAAGAGCACTCCGTTGTCAAGCTCGAGTTTGTGCCCAACTCATGGCTACTCACAAGCTGTGGCATGGATGGCGTTGTACGAAGATGGGACCTTCGCGTCAGTGGAACAACGGGCAATGCTGAAGGAGGCGCTTCTGGCTTGTTGAAGGAGTGGAGAGGCCACAGAGGTGATGGCGAGGGAGGTGGTGTCCTGGGATTCGTGCAGGGACAGACTGGCGAGAGAGTGGTGActgctggtgatgatggtgtttcATTGGTTTTCGAGGCATAA
- a CDS encoding uncharacterized protein (TransMembrane:1 (o75-94i)~BUSCO:EOG092D2UGI), protein MSHSMFASSRALQGALRKLPAQQCQRCISSSAFQPKQLRPVLPRVPVQSRQPITQKRTKYKTIEQAKSRYSTGPFSWKAAILFVATCGGLVWYFEFEKERMQRKRVAETTKGVGRPKVGGPFELIDQNGEKFTDEMMRGKHSLVYFGFTRCPDICPEELDKMARMLEIVDAKIPNNGLLPIFVTCDPARDDPAALKDYLAEFSPNLIGLTGTYDEIKEMCKKYRVYFSTPRDVKPGQDYLVDHSIYFYLMDPDGDFVEALGRQHSPEEGAKLLTDHLNDWKRSH, encoded by the exons ATGTCGCACTCAATGTTTGCCTCGTCAAGGGCCCTTCAAGGCGCCCTGCGAAAGCTGCCTGCGCAACAATGCCAGCgatgcatctccagcagcgcaTTCCAGCCGAAGCAGCTTCGGCCTGTCCTCCCGCGAGTGCCAGTTCAGTCCCGACAGCCGATTACACAGAAGCGAACGAAATACAAGACAATCGAGCAAGCAAAGAGTCGGTATAGCACAGGG CCCTTCTCGTGGAAGGCAGCCATCTTGTTTGTGGCTACATGTGGTGGATTGGTGTGGTACTTTGAATTTGAAAAAGAGCGCATGCAGCGAAAGAGAGTGGCAGAGACAACCAAGGGCGTTGGCCGTCCCAAAGTCGGAGGACCCTTCGAGCTTATTGATCAGAACGGCGAGAAGTTTACCGACGAAATGATGCGCGGCAAGCATTCACTG GTTTACTTTGGATTCACACGCTGCCCCGATATCTGCCCGGAAGAGCTCGACAAGATGGCCCGCATGCTGGAGATTGTCGATGCCAAGATCCCCAACAACGGACTGCTCCCCATCTTCGTGACCTGCGACCCGGCGCGCGACGACCCTGCAGCGCTCAAGGACTACCTTGCTGAATTCAGCCCCAACCTGATTGGCCTGACAGGCACCTACGATGAAATCAAAGAGATGTGCAAGAAATACAGAGTGTACTTTAGCACGCCGCGAGACGTCAAGCCTGGACAGGACTACTTGGTCGATCACAGCATCTACTTTTACCTGATGGACCCCGATGGCGACTTTGTGGAGGCTCTGGGACGACAGCACTCACCGGAAGAGGGTGCGAAGCTGTTGACCGATCACTTGAATGACTGGAAGAGAAGCCATTAA
- a CDS encoding uncharacterized protein (EggNog:ENOG41), translating into MSRARVLSRCRLIPGSQLGFVAQPSPAFSSFRVSATRSSTSKRGFHVASSLREKIQSPSTVKQGAVNGDAHKALSEIAFAFDIDGVLYQGSRPIPGAREMLRKIRTHDARYVFLTNGGGSHEDAKFRSLSKRLGMSEDEDVIRNRIILSHTPMRGWDEQMKKQGTVLITGSHPETARRVANEYGFERAVTPADIIEANDKVYPFDNLRESLHKESRPLPDGKIVSNTIDPYSKDVPANALKIDQILVWNDPRDWSLDIQVIHDLLISHRGYLGTISDKNGNSSLPNNGWQQDGQPPIWISNLDLLWKTEYPVNRFGTGAFVEALKGVWAASTGGAELQFSALGKPFRHTYQYAHDRLLNHRGQGDKKRPLKRVYMIGDNPESDIRGANEFAPDDGTQWISILVKTGVWKETAAQREPRYKPAVVVDDVVEAIAWAMRNEGVEVTRDWLAASEEDWV; encoded by the exons ATGTCGCGCGCGAGGGTGTTGAGCCGATGCCGGCTGATCCCTGGGTCGCAGCTTGGCTTTGTCGcccagccatcgccggctTTCAGCAGCTTCCGCGTGAGTGCAACTCGATCAAGCACAAGCAAGCGAGGATTTCACGTTGCATCATCATTACGCGAAAAGATTCAATCGCCTTCAACTGTGAAACAGGGCGCAGTGAATGGCGATGCGCACAAGGCGTTATCGGAgattgcctttgcctttga CATCGATGGAGTTTTGTACCAGGGCTCAAGGCCAATTCCAGGAGCTCGCGAGATGCTGAGGAAGATTAGGACGCATGATGCTCGATATGTTTTCCTCAccaatggcggcggcagtCATGAAGACGCCAAGTTCAGATCCTTGTCTAAGCGGCTTGGGATGtcggaggacgaggacgtcATCCGCAACAGGATCATCCTGTCGCATACGCCGATGCGAGGGTGGGatgagcagatgaagaagcagggGACGGTGCTGATTACGGGATCTCACCCAGAGACTGCTCGCAGGGTAGCCAATGA ATACGGGTTTGAAAGGGCCGTGACACCTGCAGACATCATCGAAGCCAATGACAAGGTATATCCGTTTGACAACTTGAGAGAGAGTCTTCACAAGGAATCAAGGCCTCTTCCCGACGGCAAGATTGTATCAAACACAATCGATCCCTACAGCAAGGACGTACCGGCAAATGCGCTCAAGATTGACCAGATCCTTGTCTGGAACGACCCGAGGGACTGGTCCCTGGACATCCAGGTGATCCACGATCTGCTCATCTCGCATCGCGGCTATCTGGGCACCATCTCCGACAAGAACGGCAACTCGTCACTCCCCAACAATGGATGGCAGCAAGACGGCCAGCCACCCATCTGGATCTCCAACCTGGATTTGCTGTGGAAGACGGAATACCCCGTCAACCGCTTCGGCACTGGCGCCTTTGTCGAGGCGCTCAAGGGCGTGTGGGCCGCATCGACGGGTGGCGCCGAGCTGCAGTTCAGCGCGCTGGGCAAGCCATTCCGACACACTTACCAATACGCACACGACAGGCTGCTGAATCACCGCGGCCAAGGCGACAAGAAGCGCCCGCTGAAGAGAGTGTACATGATTGGCGACAACCCGGAAAGCGACATCCGCGGCGCCAACGAGTTTGCGCCCGACGACGGCACGCAATGGATCTCGATTCTGGTCAAGACTGGAGTGTGGAAAGAGACGGCGGCGCAGAGAGAGCCGAGGTACAAGCCCGCGGTGGTTGTCGACGATGTTGTTGAGGCGATTGCATGGGCCATGAGGAACGAGGGAGTGGAGGTGACGAGGGACTGGTTGGCTGCTAGCGAGGAGGACTGGGTCTGA